The nucleotide sequence AGtgctccctctgtccccactcctgCCTGCTCCGGGGAGAGCGCCCTCATGGGCGTCCCCGCCCTCTCCGCACCACCTCCTCCGCTCTCCCTTCCTTGGCTGCCAGTCCAGCTGCCTTAGAATGTCAGAAGGGTgacatttttagttcttttcctgTCCAACCGCAGGATACAGGACAGGCAGCCCTAAGTGCCGCTTTCTGCACAAATGTTTTTTGATTACAAATATCTAACTAGGtttgaaatgttttatagaataagacaatattcttttcaacaaacttttaaaaaaaatgtacagttttGTCGtttccacctcccccctcccctgcccctgcttgcgcaccctcccccccaccgcccctccccgGCAGCTCAGCCCCACCCGAACAGCCCCTGTTTTCCTTGGTTGTgttttgggggggtgcctggcacCCCTAGAGATTCAGCTTCATGGCTGACAGGCGAGCATGACAGGGGCTTCACCGATACCCTTGGTAACCGTAGTAGTTCCTGTAGTATCGGTCTCTGTCCTGGGGGTGGTAGTAGTAATTCTGCCACTAGAAGAGAGGGGAAACCCCATCACTCAGAGCCACAGCTGGCCAAGCACGGAGAGGCAGGACACTCATTCCTCTAGTcctgccacccccgcccccatcctgAGGATACTCACATCCCGATTGTACTGTCTGTAATAGTCTCTGTATCTGTTGTACTCGTAATCCCGCCCGTAGAATCGATCATAGTCTCCCCTGTATCGATCGTAGAAATTACGGTAACCCTGAGAAAGGAGAAGCGAAGACTGGTGGGCTTTGGGCGTCAGGATCCACTGCCATCCCGTTTTGAGTGAGACACACATCAGAGCTTGACATTATCAACAGACTTAATCTTCCCAGAATAAATTCTTCCAGAGGAACACATTAAATGGGCAAAACCCTAAGCCCTGAGAAAACAGCCCAAACCACTCTGCTCCCCCAAGCCAGTAGGAATGGCCATCACAacccagagggaggagcagaaggagagctGCACTCACCCCTCTGTTTCCAGACTGCCCCCAGTACTGCTGCCCGTAGGCCCGGTTGTCGTAGCCTCGGCGCTGCCCGCCCACTGGAAGAGAAATGGAGAGCGCGCTCACACAGCTGGCATGGGGTCCTGGCTCCACgtctgagtggaaatcaaaaaGTCGGAGCCAAAGGCAATTCTGGGGGAATAGGAAGCCTGTTTCTGTCAGGCTCACACGGTGGTAATTAAGGCACCAGCCAGGAGCTTTTTAAAGAatctgaaggggggggggtgggcagagaaataGAGACACAAGAAAACCAAGCCACCTTGCTTTGGAACCTGCCCAATTCCTGCAAAACATTTAAGATGGCAAAAGGATACATGGCAGAGTtagaaacagaagtaaaaactGCCATTCGTAGAATCACGGACTTTCAGTCTTGGAAGGGACCCCAGCTATCCTGTACCCCAGACCCATTACTTTATGCGAATGAAAAACAAAGTCTAAATAACAAGCTCCTTAGGGCAGAAACCTGgtattcccagtgcctggcacacagcagacactCAGAAGCTTTGctgacttacacacacacacacacacacacacacacacacacacatttttaaggtCAAGTGAATGCACACTGTGGGGTTAACTGACAAACTAGATAGACATGCAGGAGGGAAGTGAATTCTACTACTAGCTTAACTTACTTTGGAACCCCCCCCAAATTACTGAATAATGCATTCACTTTCTGGTCTGCACAGCTGGCTTGATCCAACAGACAAAGGCAGCAAGAAAACTCGGGTTGGGAATCTAACCTCACTGCGTAAGTCCTGAGGACATACTGGAAAAGCGAAGCATGAGGTAAAGTGTGGGGCTCGTATTTAAGAACGAAAAGACACCTGCACGGGAAGCTTGCGCAAACGCTTTTCGAGGACACAAACATTTTTGTTGAAAAGTAACTCCCTTTTGCTGAAGGATTATGGAAGAAGTGCAAGAAGGTggttggtggggagggaaggacacAGGAAGCATATGTTCCTATAATATAGAAGGTACTTCCTCATTGTCTGGGACTGGACTTGGTTTCCTTAGCCTTTCCCTGTGGCTCCTGCCGTGCGCAGCACAAAGAACAGACTGAGGCAGGGGGGCTGGCAGGTCCCCGGAACTCACCATAGCCTTGGCCTCGGCTTCGGTTCTGCCGGTTGCGCTTGTTTCGGTTGTTTCGGCGGTTTGTCCGCTTCTCGGAGGGGGGCAGCAGCTTCCTTGCCTCCTCCTTGTACTTAGTGACAATGGGCtgagcttcctccttctccagctccCCGTAGGTCACCTCATCCATATAGTCGCATTTTTCAGGCAGAGAGAAGTTGGCtgtaagaggaagggagaagcttGTGGGAGCTGAAAAGCGCATACACATGCAAGATCTCACCCCAAAAACCCCGCTGTAGGAAGAATGGGATTTTCTATGCACGTGAAGGTGCTGGGTTCATACCCACTGGCTTATCAGAAGTTTCCCCTAAACTGTAACAGTCCCAAGCAAAGGGCTACTTGCAAATTAGATTTACCAGTTCTCAAGGGATCCGTAATAAATTAACAGTGAATTGGGTGAAAGTTTCTTATCAGGACAGATGAAGGTAGCCGGAGGCTAAAAATAACTGAGGAAATTTTGGTGTTGGTTAGATAACATGCTAAGAGAGACTCCATGAGAAAGTGACCCAAACCAAAAAGCATTTACTTATCTATATGAGGAGAGAACAGGAGACAAGAGTACAAGCGGCCTCATTTACCACTTGTGCATGATGGGCCAGCACATTAGCCGGTCTCTAGACATCAAGTTCTGAGGGTGAGTCTCAGTGGAATTCAGCTCTATGGGGCTCTCTTGATCCTGAGATGAAGCCAGTCAGCCCTCAGTTTTATAAAACTGAACTAAATTCCTCCAAGGACCTGAATCAGTTATGGACTGGCATGGTTCATTCTGAGTCAACTTGGAGAATCCAGCTCTTAGATGTGTAACTAGCTCCCATGCCTGGGCACTATCAGAAGTTGAAGAGCCAGTAGCCGAGCAGACAGGTGGGATGACAGAAGCTAAAGGCAGCAAAGGGGGATAAAAATCACACTCTAGAGGGAACAAGGGAACAGCAGGAAGTGGGATCAATCAAGATGGTTAATTCTGCCTCATGGAGATGCTGCTATATAAGGCTTTGTATTATATTAAAAACTTCAGGCACACACCAAAAACCGAAACAAAGAAACAAGCCTAACGTGATATTAGAAATCAAGACATACTGGTAAGATTGTTCACTCCaaactccccccctcccccttaagATATAAATTCAATGAAGACAAAGCTTCATTTAATTCACTATTCCCCTATGCCTAAAAGAGTACTGGACAAACAGTGAACACCCCTGAAACTTTTACTAAATGAATAATGGAATCAACAAAGCCTCAGCTTTGAGTTTTAATCACCCTGTGGTCAGTCACTACCTCACTTTTTGTATCTTCTCTGGAATGAATAAAGGAGttactgctggggcgcctgggtggctcagtcggttgagcgtccgacttcggctcaggtcatgatctcacagctcgtgagttcgagccccgtgtcaggctctgtactaatagctcagagcctggagcctgcttctgcgtctccctctctctctgcccctaacccacttgcattctgtctctgtcaaaaataaataaacattaaaaaaaaaaaaaattaaaaaaaaaaggagttactGCTTCTCCAGTTACTCTCCTCATTCATTTACCTACAAGTGCTTCCTTGATTTACTCTTAATTTACCATTAGTTTACTCTTTGgattacacttttatttttcaggtaaGCTCTATGTCCCAcccgggactcgaactcatgaccctgagatcaagagacgcatgctctaccgactgagccaggtaGGTGCCGCCAGATTTACACTTTAGATGGGGAGAATCGCTCCAAGTGCTAAGAGGCCTTGGAAAGGTGTGCACTGACCAAGGACAGGCTCCCTAACTTGTGTAACATTAGCCCACCTTTCATCTCCAGCATTATAGACTCAGGCACATCATCTCCCTCCACTTCCTTCCTCAACTCCAGCCTCTTCTTCCAATCTTCCTCATTAGGAACAACCACCACCACTTTTCGACAGAAAGTCTTGAACAGCAACAGCTTCCGCCGTTGGCCAGAGTTGTACACGTTACACTAGGGACAGAAAGAACAAGAGATGTTTCAGGAATAAAAATTACCACTCGTATTCAACCGAAACACTTACTGAGCATCTTTTACAAGTGAAGCAAGAAATTAGGGGTCTTATAGACACAATTTCCTCTAGTTCTTCAAACTCTATATGACAGGTATTACTCCGTTTCGCACATCaaaaaaactgagactcagagaccAAGACTCGTCAAAGGCCACAAACCTAGttaagtggtggagccaggaaTCCACACAAGCTCCACCTCTCTTCCCATTGCCTCTATTATGTGTTTTATAGTCTGGTCCATATACTCTCTGGTAAAAACACGAATAAAAAGGTATCCCTGAATTCCAAAAACATTATGACTCAGTCATAGAACACAACCACTCGGTCATACTTAGGGAACCTGTTTCTGATCCttaattctgtctccctctacatACGCACCCCGCTTGGACTGTAAGCCGTTTTATCAGATTAAACAGATGCCAAATCTTTCATCTTTGGACCGTCTGTAAAATCAGGTTTCTTGTCAATGTTTTCAACGATACCTGATCAAGAATGAAGTTCCTCTTTGTCCGGGAAGCAATCTGGACCAGCTTACTAAGGCACTGGGAGGCTTGCTGAACTAAAAGGTCTCTGCTTTTGGGGTCCATCTCTGGCTCCTCAAGCCCCTTCATCTGATGAGTTCAAGAGGAAGTGAAGAGAAACACAAGAAGTTATGCAGCAAGTTAAAACCCAAGAGTCACTGGTAAATGCCACCTCTTTTAATGCGATCAAAGCTTTCATAGCTAGTCATAGCATATCATTCCTATTCCTCAATGCTGTGAATGCATGCTATCCACTCCCTAAGAGTCATTTCCATCTTGATCTGGACATGTTCAAGGTTTTATCTGCTTTGAGAAATCtgacaacacagaaaaaaaaaaaaaaaaaaaaagccctaaacATATATTAAGACCAACTCCACCAGGAAAGGGTTATAGGCATTTACTTGGAACCTCCAGAGCAAATACCACAGCTCACCTCTCCCAGCAACTCACCCTCATTTGACTGATCACAGTCTCAGCTCCCAGGACATTGTATCTTTTCTCAGGGTTTTCTTTTGCGTATTTTAGTGCCCACTGGGTCTTTCCAGATCCAGGCAGTCCAACCATCAGAATCACCTACAAGTAAACAGAACCAGGAATGCCATGAAAACTAAGTGAGGGTCAGGTTCATAAAGCCCAACTTAAGAACATCATCACCTGCCCAGTCAAGTGAAGCTTTAAGAAAAGTCTTCAAGCCAACCATTCCAAAGCATAAGTTTTGCACACCGTTTGGCATACCTCACACTGATCTATTGTCTTGGGAGGGACTGCAGTGCGCACACGCTCCTCGACAGGCACAGCATGGATGAACACAAACTCTTCCGGTGGTGGGAAGAAGGGCTCCTCCTTCTGACCAAAGTTTAATTCTACAACACAATTTTTGCAGAGGACATGGGGTAGGAGGGCCCGTTCTGCCAGGGATTCCTTGTTGATCCGGAATGCCACACCTAGGTCTTCTCCATTCTTGGAAAAGGAAAGTTCTACTTCTTCAGCCTCAAAATTCTACAGTGACAACAAACAAGAGCATTCAAGACCTTACAGGAGTTGAGACTGATTAAATCTTGCAATttaacctttaaaagaaaaacaaaacaaaacagactgcTAAACACAACTAAGCAAACAATACATCAAATGCATAgaagagtggggtgcctgggtggctcagccggttaagcgtctgacttcggctcagggcatgatctcgtggtttgtgagttcgagccccacatcgggctctgtgctgacagctcagagcctggagcctgcttcagattctgtctctctccatctctcagcccctcccctgctcatgctctgtgtttaacgttaagtaaacgttaaaaaaaagttttttttaaatgcatagaaGACAGCAGCTGTTAGGAAGCAAGTTGAATTCCCAGTGCCCTCTACTCACTTCTCGCTAAGAATCCACAACTTTTAGGAGCACTTACAGCAAAGCAGCCAATGACATCATTCTCCCCAAAACTCTGGCCAAATTCCTCAAATTGCCCATTCTCTGCCTTGAGTCCTCGCCCATCGAAACCATAAGAGAATTCATCCTCACCTAGAACAGACAGCAAATTAGTTACCTATACCCAAATTTCCCACGGAATAAACGACACGGCAGCAAACACTAACGATTCAGTTAAAAAGAACGTTACCAAGCTGTGGACGGGAAAAATCAACAGACCATCCAACTCGAAGCAGAGAAACCTCTGTGCAGCCTTCTTTCATCGGGAGATTCTGGGTTACCTGGCCAAGTCAGAAAAGGAACTCTCAGATACTCTGACCAACTCAGGAGCAAAGTCTGAGCTGGAAAGACAAGACTTTTGTATCAACTGAAAACAACTGTCACAACTCAACCTCAGAATACCAGCGATCAGTGAATTTAAACCAAAGCCACGGGGGTCAATCTGTCGGTTACCGAAGCTAAGGTTATCATTCAAGTGTGGTGCCTTTTCTGCATTAATAAAATACTGGGGGGCAGGAACCAGTACGTAGCAgtctaataaataatttaataaacaaatggtCTTAATGAGCTGTATACACTACCTTAGCCTCAAAGCAGACTTTCCCCTTTGTCACACCGTAAGTACTCCTTGCCCCAGACCAAAGGGTGGGGAACTTCTCTGAGAAAAGCGGCTGCCCTCCATAGCGGTCTTTGCTCACTTGAAAATGGAGATCCGAGGTATCTGTTAGGAAGAAACAATCTGTTTATTCCAAAGCCCAACACTTGAAAATCATCAACAGAACACAAATCTACCCAGGTGTCAAGAATGGATACAAAGTCTCCTATTGCTAAATCTCTTAAAATTCGCAGGCCATGAAGTTTTAATCTCCAAAACCACTTTGGGTTGGTTGAAAACCCCAACCTGTCTGCCTTATACATACACGTGTCCAGGTTCACAAGAGTTTgatcctcctcctcatcttttgCCTCTTCTTCAGGGGGTGGTGGAGACTTTGAGCTATAGGTACGAAAGAAAAGCAAATACGGTGTATCCGAAGCCCTCTTCTTTGAGGGGTGTCTGTATCAAGTCTTAAACTATCAGTGAATATAAAATTCCAGCAGACAGCTTCTATCAGCAAACGAGAAAAGAGCAACAGGAGCTTTCAGAGTGGATTCAATCTGAAACTTACGCCTGGAAAAGTCTATTGCATTTTTAAGCCACCCCTCTTTCCACACTCTCCAGTCAACGTCAGGGAGATAACAAATCAGAGCAGACACCCCTTTCAATGAAGGGGACGTTTCCCTCACCGGCTGTGGTAAGCCTCCTCTCGGAATTCATAGTAAGCTCGGCCATGTTCATCCTTCTCATCCCGCTGTCTCTTTACCCCCCGCCGCTCACCATCTGAGCCTGCTGGTTTTGACTTTTCACTATCTTGGTCATCTCCTacaaaaaggagggaaagaaaatcagtTTTCGTCTTGGAGCGTAGAATAAGCTCAGAACCAATAGAAACTAAAGGGGCTGAGTAGCTGTCTAATCAGAATAGCCAGGTTCTTCCCACTGTATCCACAGAACGTTTTATTTCCAAAGATCATCTTCCTGTTACTGGCTGACTAtttcatgagaaagaaaagacaagaaaagaaaaaagaaaagaaaaagacaagacaagacaagaaaagaaaaagaagaagaaaaaagaaaagagaaaagaatggaaaagaaaaaaggatggaCATTATGGGCTAATTACAGTCAAGCAGTTGATAAAAATTGGACAATTTTTGCATTCTAAATTTATCTGCTTAAATCAGGTCAAACTTGCAGATTTCCCCACcaatatgacatttaaaaaaatcctctaagTCTTTAAAGAATTTCATAGGTTAATTTAATTTTGACTCTTGATTGTCAGGTTTGGATGTGAACTAGGCACTTAATACACATTTTCCAACATTTTCCCACAGCTTCATGATACAGAAGCCTGAGCGTATGTGtcttttttaaagagtttgcCTTTCCAGCTTTACAATGCACAGCCATCCACAGCTTTTACTTGTACAGCAAACAGACTCAGGTGCATATTCACAGCTGTACTTCtatcatggaatttttttttttttttttttgtaactgaagGTTGCCAAGAGCAAACCATTAAGTCACAAGAGACCCATAAATAATACTGCATCTTTACTGCACATAATTTGGGGTAGAAAGGTGTTGTCGTATATTTAGCAACATTCTctgcaagagggaaaaaaactggACTTTTTCTTCAAGCTTTTGTAGTTTGCAACATTAAGGTTTTCAACAATAATTTCCTGAAAGCGGTCCTTTATCCCTCAAccttttttatcttctatttggGATACACACGAAGTCAAAGGTTATGTAATGGGATTTTTGTTCCAGGACACAGAACAAACAATCTGCAACTTGCATGTGACTGTCTTAGAAAGGGTTCCAATTATACCATGATTACTTATAGCAGCCTAAAAAAATGTACTGTAAGAATTAAGGCACCCCACTACACAGCAAGACTTGGAAGCACCTCTAGTTTTCCTGCCTACTCTCACAGATAATTACGGATTTGGTCTAACCATCCAATCActtcaaaagaagagagagaaaggtcacTAACTCCCTGGGCAACTCTACACACTCTCTTCCACGAGGTTATTCCGTGAACCCACCGACACCTCAATAGTTCCAATTCAGGAAGTCAGggacctaaaatttaaaaatgctttaagtgCACAGCCAATCCACAAATTTGTCCATCGGCAGACTCagtggaaaaattaaaacttaatcaTAAGAATTCAAGCAAGGTAAAACATCTAGCCAACTGGTGTTAACTAACTTACTCTAAACGCACTAGATTAAGACTTTCCCTTCACTAGTTAACTATTAAACTCCACACCCTCAAACCACAGGCTGCTAAAGCAGGAGCAAGGTTAGATTTTCAGATTCACTGTGTGGCTCAAGCGCCAGTAACGTGATGGAGCGGACTTTGGCGAACTTAGCCtattgcttaatatttttaaggcGGAAATACCAATAGGTAACCCAAAGGCCATAAGCCTCCAACAGTCCTGTCTGGCTGTCCCTGCAACAGCCAATTTCTCATCGCATTCCCGCTTTAGGAAAAGATAACCAATACGGCGGGAGACTGCTCCACAGGTAGCTCACAAGCAGTTCGCATGCAAAATCGCTCACTTCCATCCACCACCGCCAAGGAACCAAGTTAGGCAGGAAGCTCCCTCTTGCAGAGAGGGGGGCCGCCAGAGGCAGTCAAACCCTCCAGAAAGGTGGGTAGAGAATGAAAGCCACCTCCCCTGGGGAGAGAGTCCCACCAAAAGGCGATGGGAATCTTGCGCTTTCGGGCAAGCGAGAACAAGGAAACGGACCCCGCAGTGCATGGCTGACTGCTGGGTCGGGGCAGTTTGGAGCCGGGCTCCGCTACCAGCTCCTCACCCTGTTCCTCTGCGGCCTTGTCACCCGGAGCTTCGGATCCTGGTGTCTCGTCCCCGCTCCGCTCCTCCGGCTCGTCTTCCTCCCCCTTGCCGGTGCCCTGCTCTTCGCCACCATTTACCCCACCTGACCCGGCCGTGGCCTCCTCTGCCGGCTTCTCGGAAGCATCGGGCTCGGCCGCGGCCTCCATGGCTGCCGCCTCCGGGGGCTCCGGCGGCGGCTGCGCGGCCTGGCCCGAGGCCTGGGCAGGAGGTGGCTCTTCGTCCTCGTCCTCAAGCAGcgcctcctcgtcctcctcctcctcttcttcgtcctcctcctcgtccccGCCCGGGCCACCGCCCGACGCGGCCACAGGCCGAGGCTCCGCCTTGCAGGCCCCGCCGGGCCCGGCCCCGCCACCGCCGGCCTCGTCCTCGAGCATCTCGGCGTCCAGCGCCTCCTGCAGCCGCTGCGCCAGATCCACCTTGAGGCCGCGCGAGTCCAGGCCCCGCCGCTGCAGCTCAGACCGCAGCTCGGTCACTTTCAGCCGCTTCACCTCCATCGCCACCGCCGCCTCCTCCGCCTCCCGCCGCCTCCTCCCCTGCGAACCGTCGACCGAGCCCGACCGCgcaggcgccgccgccgcccgcctccGCCTCACGCGCCAGCACTGAGCCCGCGCGAGCGAGCGCACGCACGTACGCACGCAGGCACGAAGGCCGCGCGCAGCCTCCGCTACGTAGtgtttgtttctccctctcctcccctccccctttcggCTCACTGAGCCCAAAACAACGCAGCGGGGAACAGctttccttcctgccccctcGGTTCCCCTGCCGCGGGCGGGCGCGCGCCGAGGACGACCGATTTCCCTCCCCTTACCTCCCGCCCCCTCTCACCCCTGGGCCAATCGCCGCCAGTGATTCCACCGCGCAGCCGCAACGGAGCCGGAGCCGGGAAGGACTGGCTACGGCTCAAGTGCCTCGTAGCACGGCGGCGTGTGCGCGCCCGCCTTCCGTACTTCCAGCCATGGGCTCTGCGCAGACGCCTCGAGCTCCCTTCCTGCACGCCCCTCCCACCCCGTCACCACCCTTACTCCCGTCTGGCTTCCGATCGAGCTGTCGTCTAAAGTCTTGCTTGCTAGTCTTTCTTCCCTACTGGCTATACGTCCCCCAGCTtcttgagagttaaaaaaaaaaaaaaaaaagcccaggagGGATGCTGTAGCGACTTTAAAGCCGCCTAGCAATTGTCTGTTTAGTAAACAAAGGGCTTCCTCAAACTAAGGAA is from Neofelis nebulosa isolate mNeoNeb1 chromosome 10, mNeoNeb1.pri, whole genome shotgun sequence and encodes:
- the HNRNPUL2 gene encoding heterogeneous nuclear ribonucleoprotein U-like protein 2 isoform X1, with amino-acid sequence MEVKRLKVTELRSELQRRGLDSRGLKVDLAQRLQEALDAEMLEDEAGGGGAGPGGACKAEPRPVAASGGGPGGDEEEDEEEEEEDEEALLEDEDEEPPPAQASGQAAQPPPEPPEAAAMEAAAEPDASEKPAEEATAGSGGVNGGEEQGTGKGEEDEPEERSGDETPGSEAPGDKAAEEQGDDQDSEKSKPAGSDGERRGVKRQRDEKDEHGRAYYEFREEAYHSRSKSPPPPEEEAKDEEEDQTLVNLDTYTSDLHFQVSKDRYGGQPLFSEKFPTLWSGARSTYGVTKGKVCFEAKVTQNLPMKEGCTEVSLLRVGWSVDFSRPQLGEDEFSYGFDGRGLKAENGQFEEFGQSFGENDVIGCFANFEAEEVELSFSKNGEDLGVAFRINKESLAERALLPHVLCKNCVVELNFGQKEEPFFPPPEEFVFIHAVPVEERVRTAVPPKTIDQCEVILMVGLPGSGKTQWALKYAKENPEKRYNVLGAETVISQMRMKGLEEPEMDPKSRDLLVQQASQCLSKLVQIASRTKRNFILDQCNVYNSGQRRKLLLFKTFCRKVVVVVPNEEDWKKRLELRKEVEGDDVPESIMLEMKANFSLPEKCDYMDEVTYGELEKEEAQPIVTKYKEEARKLLPPSEKRTNRRNNRNKRNRQNRSRGQGYVGGQRRGYDNRAYGQQYWGQSGNRGGYRNFYDRYRGDYDRFYGRDYEYNRYRDYYRQYNRDWQNYYYHPQDRDRYYRNYYGYQGYR
- the HNRNPUL2 gene encoding heterogeneous nuclear ribonucleoprotein U-like protein 2 isoform X2, which encodes MEVKRLKVTELRSELQRRGLDSRGLKVDLAQRLQEALDAEMLEDEAGGGGAGPGGACKAEPRPVAASGGGPGGDEEEDEEEEEEDEEALLEDEDEEPPPAQASGQAAQPPPEPPEAAAMEAAAEPDASEKPAEEATAGSGGVNGGEEQGTGKGEEDEPEERSGDETPGSEAPGDKAAEEQGDDQDSEKSKPAGSDGERRGVKRQRDEKDEHGRAYYEFREEAYHSRSKSPPPPEEEAKDEEEDQTLVNLDTYTSDLHFQVSKDRYGGQPLFSEKFPTLWSGARSTYGVTKGKVCFEAKVTQNLPMKEGCTEVSLLRVGWSVDFSRPQLGEDEFSYGFDGRGLKAENGQFEEFGQSFGENDVIGCFANFEAEEVELSFSKNGEDLGVAFRINKESLAERALLPHVLCKNCVVELNFGQKEEPFFPPPEEFVFIHAVPVEERVRTAVPPKTIDQCEVILMVGLPGSGKTQWALKYAKENPEKRYNVLGAETVISQMRMKGLEEPEMDPKSRDLLVQQASQCLSKLVQIASRTKRNFILDQCNVYNSGQRRKLLLFKTFCRKVVVVVPNEEDWKKRLELRKEVEGDDVPESIMLEMKANFSLPEKCDYMDEVTYGELEKEEAQPIVTKYKEEARKLLPPSEKRTNRRNNRNKRNRQNRSRGQGYGLP